In the Flavobacterium acetivorans genome, one interval contains:
- a CDS encoding FAD-binding and (Fe-S)-binding domain-containing protein has protein sequence MNLQSLANQLEGKLFYDDTMRTLYATDASAYREMPLAVAIPSTKEDIQKIIQFARVNKTSVIPRAAGTSLAGQVVGNGIIVDISQKFTQILSVDKATKTAWVQPGVIRDELNLYLKPYQLFFGPETSTSNRCMIGGMVGNNACGARSVIYGSTREHLLEIKGFLADGNEVTFGALTNEEFEAKCKGENVVSELEQKIYLQAKAILSNQTTRDLFDENYPKKSIPRRNTGYALDLLADSKPFGDFDEKFNFCKLIAGSEGTLFFSTEIKLNLVDALKPFSGLVCVHCDSINESLKANLEALQFNPDSVELIDHYILECTKENIEQSKNRFFVQGDPKAILVVEFLRDSKEEILEITEKMEAQMRAKNLGHHFPIVFGEDTNKVWTLRKAGLGLLSNIPGDAKAVAVIEDTAVDVNDLPDFIEDFNAILKERGLNCVHYAHAATGELHLRPILDLKTAEGTALFRTIATDIAHLVKKYKGSLSGEHGDGRLRGEFISLMLGNEIYQIFKEVKHTWDPWNIFNPGKIVDTPPMDTSLRYTAGQDTPMPDTYFDFTETNGILRAAEMCNGSGDCRKTEKSGGTMCPSYMATRNEKHTTRARANMLRETITNSDKENKFDSEALLEVLDLCLSCKGCKSECPSNVDMAKLKAETLQQYHDKNGVKFRSRLIGNTPVINKFFAGIPWVYNLSTKGFIGTVVKKMTGFATERKLPTMNGTTFDKWFKSYLQQGTFDKPAVYLYNDEFLNYYDVAIGQTAVKLLNKLGYEVIVPNLGISGRTYLSKGMVKQARDIAEQNIVDFGKSIPQDALLIGIEPSAILTFRDEYPELCRGELKAKAKEIAKRTFLIEEFLANEMEAANINADFFTDSVERIRMHGHCFQKALSSLVPLKKILSLPVNYAVLNIPSGCCGMAGSFGYEKEHYEISMNIGELVLFPTIRAEESTTLISASGTSCRHQIADGTGVKALHPVEILYKALK, from the coding sequence ATGAATCTTCAAAGTTTAGCGAATCAATTAGAGGGAAAGTTGTTTTATGACGACACTATGCGAACGCTTTATGCCACTGATGCCAGTGCTTATCGAGAAATGCCGCTTGCTGTGGCGATACCTTCGACCAAAGAAGATATTCAGAAAATAATTCAATTTGCCCGAGTGAATAAAACAAGTGTTATTCCTCGTGCGGCTGGAACCTCGCTTGCTGGTCAAGTGGTGGGGAACGGAATTATCGTAGATATTTCACAAAAATTCACCCAAATACTTTCGGTTGATAAAGCGACTAAAACTGCTTGGGTTCAGCCTGGAGTAATTCGCGATGAATTAAACTTGTACCTAAAGCCTTATCAGTTATTTTTTGGTCCGGAAACCTCTACTTCTAACCGTTGTATGATAGGCGGAATGGTTGGGAATAATGCCTGCGGAGCGCGTTCGGTGATTTACGGTTCTACCAGAGAGCATTTGTTAGAAATTAAAGGTTTTTTGGCTGATGGGAATGAAGTTACTTTTGGAGCATTGACCAATGAAGAATTTGAGGCAAAATGCAAAGGAGAAAACGTTGTTAGCGAATTAGAACAAAAAATATATCTTCAGGCAAAAGCGATTTTGTCGAACCAAACGACTAGAGATTTATTTGATGAAAATTATCCAAAAAAATCAATTCCACGTCGTAATACGGGTTATGCCTTAGATTTATTGGCAGATAGTAAACCGTTTGGTGATTTCGATGAGAAATTCAATTTCTGTAAGTTGATTGCGGGTTCTGAGGGAACTTTGTTTTTTTCAACGGAAATTAAATTGAATTTAGTCGACGCCTTAAAACCGTTTTCGGGTTTGGTTTGTGTGCATTGTGATAGTATCAATGAATCCTTAAAAGCGAATTTGGAAGCTTTACAGTTCAATCCGGACAGTGTCGAGTTGATCGATCATTACATTCTGGAATGTACCAAAGAAAATATCGAACAAAGTAAAAACAGATTCTTTGTTCAAGGAGATCCTAAAGCGATTTTGGTAGTCGAATTTTTACGAGATTCCAAAGAAGAAATTTTGGAAATTACCGAAAAGATGGAGGCCCAAATGAGAGCTAAAAACTTAGGTCATCATTTCCCAATAGTTTTTGGTGAAGATACCAATAAGGTTTGGACACTTCGAAAAGCTGGTCTTGGATTGTTGTCCAATATTCCGGGTGATGCTAAAGCGGTGGCTGTAATTGAAGACACGGCTGTAGATGTAAATGATTTACCTGATTTTATCGAAGATTTCAACGCGATTTTAAAAGAACGTGGTTTGAATTGTGTGCATTACGCTCATGCGGCTACAGGGGAGCTTCATTTGCGTCCAATTCTGGATTTAAAAACAGCCGAAGGAACCGCTCTTTTTAGAACCATTGCTACTGATATTGCACATTTAGTAAAAAAATATAAAGGTTCGTTAAGTGGAGAACACGGAGACGGTCGACTAAGAGGAGAGTTTATTTCGCTCATGTTAGGTAATGAAATTTACCAAATTTTCAAAGAAGTAAAACATACTTGGGATCCTTGGAATATTTTTAATCCGGGTAAAATTGTAGATACACCGCCGATGGATACCTCATTGCGTTATACTGCGGGACAGGATACGCCAATGCCGGATACCTATTTTGATTTCACAGAAACGAACGGAATTCTTCGCGCTGCTGAAATGTGTAATGGCTCAGGTGATTGTCGCAAAACAGAGAAAAGCGGCGGAACTATGTGTCCTAGTTATATGGCGACACGCAATGAGAAACACACTACACGTGCCCGAGCTAATATGCTCCGAGAAACGATCACGAATTCGGATAAGGAGAATAAATTTGACAGCGAAGCTTTGCTTGAAGTGTTGGATTTATGTTTGAGTTGTAAAGGGTGTAAGTCGGAATGTCCTTCAAATGTGGATATGGCCAAGTTAAAAGCTGAAACTTTACAGCAGTATCATGATAAAAACGGGGTGAAATTCCGCTCTAGATTAATAGGTAACACTCCGGTTATCAATAAGTTTTTTGCGGGTATTCCTTGGGTTTATAATCTTTCGACCAAAGGATTCATTGGTACTGTGGTCAAGAAAATGACCGGTTTTGCCACGGAGCGAAAATTGCCAACAATGAACGGAACCACTTTTGATAAATGGTTTAAAAGTTATTTGCAGCAAGGGACTTTTGATAAGCCTGCCGTTTATTTATACAATGATGAATTCTTGAATTATTATGATGTAGCTATTGGACAAACGGCGGTAAAGCTTTTAAATAAATTAGGTTATGAGGTTATTGTTCCTAATCTGGGAATTAGCGGACGTACGTATTTGTCTAAAGGAATGGTCAAACAAGCTCGTGATATTGCTGAGCAGAATATAGTTGATTTCGGAAAAAGCATTCCGCAAGATGCATTGTTGATTGGGATTGAACCTTCGGCAATTCTGACTTTTAGAGATGAATATCCAGAATTGTGCCGAGGCGAATTGAAAGCCAAAGCCAAGGAAATAGCCAAACGTACTTTTTTAATTGAAGAGTTTTTGGCTAATGAAATGGAAGCGGCTAATATCAATGCGGATTTCTTTACAGATTCGGTAGAGCGAATCCGTATGCATGGTCATTGTTTTCAAAAGGCTTTGTCTTCTTTGGTTCCTTTGAAAAAAATTCTTTCCCTTCCTGTGAATTATGCTGTTTTGAATATTCCAAGTGGGTGTTGTGGAATGGCAGGATCTTTTGGGTATGAAAAAGAGCATTATGAAATTTCGATGAATATTGGTGAACTGGTGTTGTTCCCAACTATTAGAGCCGAAGAATCAACGACTTTGATTTCGGCCTCCGGAACCAGTTGTCGTCATCAAATTGCAGATGGAACTGGAGTGAAGGCTTTACATCCGGTTGAAATTTTATATAAAGCTTTAAAATAA
- a CDS encoding DUF1761 domain-containing protein, whose amino-acid sequence MEINFLVLLLAAVSTLLVGFVWYHPKVFGTIWMKEAGMTEEKMKGSNMAFIFGMAVFYAFLIAMVLQFLVIHQWGAVSMTGGEVANAKPSYAAFMADYGTVFRTFKHGMLHGFITGLFLALPIIGTNALFEKKSWKYTLVSGGFWIICFMLMGGIICAWS is encoded by the coding sequence ATGGAAATCAATTTTTTAGTCCTTTTACTTGCTGCGGTATCGACATTATTAGTAGGTTTTGTATGGTACCACCCAAAAGTATTTGGAACAATCTGGATGAAAGAGGCCGGTATGACCGAAGAAAAAATGAAAGGAAGCAACATGGCTTTCATCTTTGGAATGGCAGTATTCTATGCTTTTCTAATTGCAATGGTTCTTCAATTCCTAGTAATCCATCAATGGGGAGCAGTTAGTATGACTGGAGGCGAAGTAGCAAACGCCAAACCTTCATACGCTGCTTTTATGGCTGATTATGGTACTGTTTTCCGCACCTTTAAACATGGTATGCTTCATGGATTTATTACAGGATTATTTCTAGCACTTCCCATAATAGGAACCAATGCTCTTTTTGAGAAAAAAAGCTGGAAATACACTTTGGTAAGTGGCGGTTTTTGGATCATTTGTTTTATGCTAATGGGCGGCATAATTTGCGCTTGGAGCTAA
- a CDS encoding leucine-rich repeat domain-containing protein, protein MKNLFTIILTVFASISMMADISVADKKVLLKLHKTTHGENWKTKWDLSAPVSSWYGVKLSGDKIIGLNLANNNLEGDLPSEMGDLVSLQELNLHKNALSGRIPAALGNLKELKVLDLSFNKFSGIIPSSLCEIKSLKKLELYMNRLSGQLPAQIGDLQELETLALFNNEIEGQIPNSLYEISTLKVLLLNSNKLSGKLSMDVANLKMLENLSLFENNFEGQVPFDLEKLNNLKEMNISYNKFNGLVSRKLAVLDTLNLTMINDKGVAVLMDVAMEVQRPLVSED, encoded by the coding sequence ATGAAAAATCTATTCACTATTATTTTAACGGTTTTTGCCTCTATCTCAATGATGGCAGATATTTCGGTTGCAGATAAAAAAGTGCTCTTGAAGTTGCATAAAACTACTCATGGGGAAAACTGGAAAACAAAATGGGATTTGTCTGCTCCAGTATCTTCTTGGTATGGTGTTAAGCTTAGCGGTGATAAGATAATTGGGCTGAATCTGGCTAATAATAATTTAGAGGGAGATTTGCCAAGTGAGATGGGTGACTTAGTAAGTTTGCAGGAATTGAATTTGCACAAGAATGCTTTGTCGGGTAGAATACCTGCAGCTTTAGGGAATTTAAAGGAATTGAAAGTTTTAGATCTTTCCTTCAATAAATTTTCGGGTATTATTCCTTCTTCATTATGTGAAATAAAAAGCCTGAAGAAGCTAGAGTTGTATATGAATAGACTTTCAGGTCAGCTACCTGCTCAAATAGGGGATTTGCAAGAATTGGAAACTTTGGCTCTTTTTAATAATGAAATTGAAGGCCAGATACCAAATTCTCTTTATGAAATCAGTACATTAAAGGTTTTGCTTCTAAACAGTAATAAGTTAAGTGGAAAATTAAGTATGGATGTGGCAAACTTAAAAATGTTAGAAAATTTGAGTTTGTTTGAAAATAATTTTGAAGGCCAAGTCCCTTTTGATTTGGAAAAATTAAACAATTTGAAAGAGATGAATATTTCCTATAATAAGTTTAATGGTTTGGTTTCAAGAAAATTAGCGGTTTTGGATACCCTGAATCTGACAATGATTAATGATAAAGGTGTGGCGGTTTTGATGGATGTAGCGATGGAAGTTCAAAGGCCTTTGGTGTCTGAGGACTAG
- a CDS encoding ISAon1 family transposase N-terminal region protein, with translation MLPDFLVDHFEVVSSTNTEEIVHLYFEENAKPPKEFDTLELVSKGFQDEITIQDFPLRGKYVYLHIKRRRWTNKTTGEILKRDWNLVAKGTRMTQEFAAFLKEINR, from the coding sequence ATGTTACCTGACTTTTTAGTAGATCACTTTGAAGTGGTTTCTTCTACTAACACAGAAGAAATAGTACACCTATATTTTGAAGAGAATGCCAAGCCTCCAAAAGAATTTGATACACTGGAACTAGTATCAAAGGGCTTTCAGGATGAGATAACCATTCAGGATTTCCCTCTCAGAGGTAAATATGTATATCTACATATAAAAAGACGTCGCTGGACAAATAAGACAACAGGCGAAATTCTTAAAAGAGATTGGAATTTAGTTGCTAAAGGAACCCGCATGACTCAAGAGTTTGCGGCTTTTTTAAAAGAAATTAATAGATAA
- a CDS encoding ISAon1 family transposase has translation MGGFFGVNGKKLQRQYKKHLSSFNAWAPREHAHQWIVYPENMGTHLSIDEVALSQGELYTIVTNKKFKGKKGSLVAIVAGTKADKVIEHIRKIDYKKRSCVKEITLDMANSMKLISKRCFPKATQVTDRFHVQKLALEALQEIKIKHRWEAMDFENQLILQAKRENQTYIPELLANGDSVKQLLARSRYALYKSREKWTENQNERAQLLFGLYPDIKTAYYLSQQLRGIYNSNNDKHIAMTKLAHWYRNVEESGFKNFNILLNTITFNYRSILNYFDNRSTNASAESFNAKIKAFRSQFRGVRKIDFFLFRLSNLFA, from the coding sequence ATTGGTGGTTTCTTCGGAGTCAACGGAAAGAAACTCCAACGACAATATAAAAAACACCTGAGTTCCTTTAATGCTTGGGCTCCACGAGAACATGCACATCAATGGATTGTTTACCCTGAAAATATGGGCACCCATTTATCAATTGACGAAGTAGCTTTGTCTCAGGGTGAACTTTACACTATTGTAACCAACAAGAAGTTCAAAGGTAAAAAAGGTTCCTTAGTTGCCATTGTTGCTGGAACAAAGGCAGATAAAGTCATAGAACATATCAGAAAGATTGATTACAAGAAGAGAAGCTGTGTCAAAGAAATAACACTTGACATGGCTAATTCTATGAAATTGATCTCTAAAAGATGTTTCCCTAAAGCCACACAGGTAACAGATAGATTTCATGTCCAAAAACTGGCACTGGAAGCCTTACAAGAGATTAAGATTAAACATCGATGGGAGGCTATGGATTTTGAGAATCAATTGATATTGCAAGCCAAAAGAGAGAATCAAACCTATATTCCGGAGCTCTTAGCTAACGGTGACTCTGTAAAACAGCTATTAGCCAGGAGTCGATATGCACTTTATAAATCTCGCGAAAAATGGACTGAGAATCAAAATGAAAGAGCTCAATTATTATTTGGACTATATCCAGATATAAAAACAGCCTATTATCTAAGCCAACAACTTCGAGGTATCTACAATAGCAACAATGACAAGCACATTGCGATGACTAAACTAGCACATTGGTATAGGAATGTAGAGGAATCTGGTTTTAAAAACTTCAATATTCTACTCAATACTATAACTTTCAATTACCGGTCAATCTTAAACTACTTTGATAATAGAAGTACCAATGCTTCTGCTGAATCTTTCAATGCAAAAATAAAAGCCTTTAGAAGTCAGTTTAGAGGAGTAAGGAAAATAGATTTCTTCTTGTTCAGATTATCTAATCTTTTTGCCTAA
- the era gene encoding GTPase Era produces the protein MSHKAGFVNIIGNPNVGKSTLMNAFVGERLSIITSKAQTTRHRILGIVNGDDFQVILSDTPGIIKPAYEMQESMMNFVKSAFEDADILIYMVEIGEQDLKDEAFFNKIIHAKIPVLLLLNKIDNSNQEQLEEQVAFWSAKVPNAEIFPISALKNFNVPEVFGRIIELLPESPAYYPKDTLTDKPERFFVNETIREKILLNYNKEIPYAVEIVTEEFVETDDIIRIRSLIMVERDTQKGIVIGHKGAALKKVGMESRVDLEKFFGKQIHIELYVKVNKNWRSNANMLKRFGYNQ, from the coding sequence ATGTCACATAAAGCAGGTTTTGTAAATATCATAGGGAATCCAAACGTAGGTAAGTCAACCTTAATGAATGCCTTTGTAGGGGAAAGATTGTCTATAATTACATCTAAAGCACAAACAACACGTCATAGAATCCTTGGAATTGTTAATGGCGATGATTTTCAGGTAATCTTATCAGATACTCCTGGAATCATAAAACCGGCATACGAGATGCAGGAATCTATGATGAATTTTGTTAAGTCTGCCTTTGAGGATGCTGATATTTTGATTTATATGGTCGAAATAGGGGAGCAAGATTTGAAAGATGAAGCTTTTTTTAATAAAATCATTCATGCTAAAATTCCGGTTTTGTTATTGCTGAATAAAATCGATAACTCAAATCAAGAGCAATTGGAAGAACAAGTTGCTTTTTGGTCTGCTAAAGTCCCTAATGCGGAGATTTTTCCCATATCGGCTTTGAAAAACTTTAATGTACCAGAAGTTTTTGGAAGAATTATTGAATTGTTGCCGGAATCGCCGGCTTATTATCCAAAGGATACTTTGACAGATAAGCCAGAACGTTTCTTTGTGAATGAAACCATTAGAGAGAAGATTTTGTTGAATTACAACAAAGAAATTCCATATGCAGTAGAAATTGTTACAGAGGAATTTGTTGAAACAGATGATATTATTAGAATTCGTTCTCTGATCATGGTGGAAAGAGATACGCAAAAAGGGATCGTTATTGGTCACAAAGGAGCTGCTCTAAAGAAAGTAGGAATGGAATCTCGCGTAGACTTGGAGAAATTCTTTGGAAAACAGATACATATTGAGTTGTATGTGAAAGTAAATAAAAACTGGAGAAGTAATGCTAATATGCTGAAACGATTTGGTTACAACCAGTAA
- the der gene encoding ribosome biogenesis GTPase Der gives MNNIVAIVGRPNVGKSTLFNRLIQRREAIVDSVSGVTRDRNYGKSEWNGKEFSVIDTGGYVRGSDDVFEGEIRKQVELAIDEADVIIFVVDVEEGITPMDDIVARLLRKVTKPVLLAVNKVDNAMREKDAIEFYNLGLGEYYTFASISGSGTGDLLDALIESFPVKPEPVQEAVVLPRFAVVGRPNAGKSSFINALIGKERFMVTDIAGTTRDAIDTKFDRFGFEFNLVDTAGIRRKAKVKEDLEFYSVMRSVRAIEHADICILIIDATRGFEGQDQSIFWLAEKNRKGVVILVNKWDLVEKDTMSTRDYEEKIRKELMPFTDVPILFVSALTKQRLLKALEATVKVYENRQQRVATSKFNEYMLKVIEAYPPPATKGKYVKIKYCMQLPTPTPQFVFFANMPQYVKEPYKRYLENKIRDNWDFSGVPIDIYIREK, from the coding sequence ATGAACAATATTGTTGCGATAGTAGGAAGACCTAATGTAGGGAAATCAACCCTTTTTAATAGGCTGATACAAAGAAGAGAAGCTATTGTAGATTCAGTTTCTGGGGTTACCAGAGATAGAAACTATGGTAAAAGCGAGTGGAACGGAAAAGAATTTTCTGTAATTGATACGGGTGGATACGTTCGTGGATCCGATGATGTTTTTGAAGGGGAAATCCGTAAACAAGTAGAATTGGCTATTGATGAAGCCGATGTTATTATTTTTGTAGTTGATGTTGAGGAAGGTATTACACCAATGGATGATATTGTTGCCCGTTTGTTGCGTAAAGTTACTAAGCCCGTTTTATTGGCTGTGAACAAGGTAGATAACGCCATGCGTGAAAAAGATGCAATTGAGTTTTACAACCTTGGTTTAGGGGAATATTACACTTTTGCAAGTATTTCAGGAAGCGGAACAGGAGATTTATTAGATGCTTTAATCGAATCATTTCCAGTAAAACCTGAACCAGTTCAGGAAGCTGTTGTTTTGCCTCGTTTTGCAGTAGTTGGTCGTCCAAATGCTGGAAAATCAAGCTTTATTAATGCATTAATTGGTAAAGAGCGTTTTATGGTAACTGATATTGCGGGAACAACTCGTGATGCAATTGATACAAAATTTGACCGTTTTGGTTTTGAATTCAACTTGGTCGATACCGCTGGAATTCGTCGTAAGGCCAAAGTGAAGGAAGATTTAGAGTTTTACTCGGTAATGCGTTCGGTTCGTGCGATTGAGCATGCTGATATTTGCATCTTGATAATTGATGCCACGCGTGGTTTTGAAGGTCAGGATCAAAGTATTTTCTGGTTAGCAGAAAAGAACCGAAAAGGAGTTGTTATTTTAGTAAACAAATGGGATTTGGTAGAAAAAGATACGATGTCAACCCGTGATTATGAGGAAAAAATCCGAAAAGAGTTAATGCCATTTACCGATGTGCCCATTCTTTTTGTTTCTGCGTTAACAAAACAACGTTTGTTGAAGGCATTGGAGGCGACGGTAAAAGTTTATGAAAACAGACAACAGCGCGTAGCGACTTCTAAATTTAACGAATACATGTTGAAAGTGATTGAAGCCTATCCGCCACCAGCAACCAAAGGGAAGTATGTAAAAATTAAATATTGTATGCAATTGCCTACACCAACACCTCAGTTTGTGTTTTTTGCCAATATGCCGCAATATGTAAAAGAGCCTTACAAACGTTACCTTGAAAATAAAATCAGAGACAATTGGGATTTTTCAGGAGTTCCTATCGATATTTATATTAGAGAAAAATAA
- a CDS encoding outer membrane beta-barrel protein, which produces MKKSYFLILFVFFSVSLFAQNSISLKGKVLDKNTQVPIEAATVFLTSVKDSTVIDYTISDKNGFFKIDTKKINKPFFLKISYMGYQTFKQEMQTVTENKDFGVLHLSENPNVLSEVVIKSEAPPVRIKKDTLEFNASSFKVRPDANVETLLKQLPGVEVGTDGKITVNGKEVNQILVNGKPFFDKDGKIALQSLPSDIINKVQISDTKTKKEELNKEASTSNNASINLTIDEKKNKGLFGKFMGGYGTDNRYESSALLNYFKNKRKISVLASSNNINSTGFSMDEIFDNMGGGRNSSMSYNSDGGSFTLNGNRFGGGKGITRSNMLGINYSDQFVKDLETSGSYFFSNSNSENVNRTKMITFLPTGNINRESEATTNGENFGHNVNFQLEYKIDSTATIFVGPKFTKSTSKFTNDSSEKYFNDSSQLVNESTALVFDDSDRGSFSNSINFNKRFKRKGRFFSLSFNNENSKEDVSSLNKTNTVFYQGTDPDVVRDQIRKNKNLMDKYVAEMEYAEPITDSLNVKFGMNYSNESKSDDRNTYDFNSGSQSYSDLNPELTNHLSSGEKTFRPQAGFGLNKKKFNINVNAGPSFVQFDANSLYLGQTTNLTRDYVLPYANARLGYRLTKSKSIYMNYSYDFDFPTASQILPVEDLSNPLSTVMGNVNLKPSRNQWGYFSFNNYDYATRSGYSIYFGGNLYGDQVASSVSYDTENLTNFTTFENVSGTYSTWFGSNWNKSIKKDAHNFKFGLGFSSNYGLSKGFIDGEMFEAKTLRLNPRANFTYEYGELLTVNPTYNFTYNDSKYTNYRTSGASSVVHRFNVQTTNFWPKNWVFGNDFGYTYNSNIADGFKKDFYLWNTSLAYSFFANKMTAKVKVYDMLNQNQSATRTISPTNIRDEENVVLKRYAMFSLTYKLNKFGGKEKPSGGNRMIFH; this is translated from the coding sequence ATGAAAAAAAGTTATTTCCTTATTTTGTTTGTCTTTTTCAGTGTTTCTTTGTTTGCACAAAACAGCATTAGCCTCAAAGGTAAAGTTTTAGATAAGAACACCCAAGTCCCCATTGAAGCCGCTACTGTCTTTTTAACTTCGGTGAAAGATTCTACGGTTATTGACTACACCATTTCGGATAAAAACGGTTTTTTTAAAATAGATACCAAAAAAATTAACAAGCCTTTCTTTCTGAAGATATCCTATATGGGATATCAGACTTTTAAACAGGAAATGCAAACAGTTACTGAAAACAAGGATTTTGGTGTTTTGCATCTTTCTGAAAATCCAAATGTGCTGTCAGAAGTGGTTATTAAAAGTGAAGCGCCACCCGTTAGAATAAAGAAAGATACCTTGGAGTTTAACGCTTCCTCTTTTAAGGTTCGCCCAGATGCGAATGTGGAAACTTTATTAAAACAGCTGCCAGGAGTGGAAGTTGGAACAGACGGGAAAATTACCGTTAACGGAAAAGAGGTAAATCAGATATTGGTCAACGGAAAACCATTTTTTGATAAAGATGGAAAAATAGCACTTCAGAGTTTGCCTTCGGATATCATCAATAAAGTTCAAATTTCGGATACAAAAACGAAAAAAGAAGAGCTGAACAAGGAAGCTTCGACTTCTAATAATGCCAGCATCAATCTCACCATTGATGAAAAGAAAAATAAAGGACTCTTCGGGAAATTTATGGGCGGTTATGGAACGGATAATCGTTATGAGAGCAGTGCCCTGCTAAATTATTTTAAAAATAAACGAAAAATTAGTGTTTTGGCTTCTTCCAATAATATCAATTCTACGGGTTTCTCGATGGACGAAATTTTTGATAATATGGGCGGAGGAAGAAACAGTTCTATGTCATACAACTCAGATGGAGGTTCTTTTACGCTTAACGGCAATCGTTTTGGTGGCGGAAAAGGAATTACCCGCTCTAATATGTTGGGGATAAATTATTCGGATCAATTCGTAAAAGATTTGGAAACGAGCGGCAGTTATTTTTTCTCGAATTCTAATTCTGAAAATGTAAACAGAACTAAAATGATTACATTTTTGCCTACTGGAAATATAAACAGAGAATCAGAAGCAACAACAAATGGCGAAAACTTTGGACACAATGTTAATTTTCAATTGGAATATAAAATAGATTCTACGGCAACCATTTTCGTTGGACCGAAATTCACCAAGTCGACTTCTAAATTTACTAATGATTCTTCTGAAAAATATTTTAATGACAGCAGTCAATTGGTAAATGAAAGTACTGCTTTGGTTTTTGATGACAGTGATAGAGGGAGTTTTAGCAATTCGATAAATTTTAATAAAAGATTCAAAAGAAAAGGTCGTTTTTTCAGTTTGTCATTTAATAATGAAAACTCAAAAGAGGATGTGAGTTCTTTAAATAAAACTAATACCGTGTTTTATCAAGGTACCGATCCTGATGTTGTTCGAGATCAAATTAGAAAAAACAAGAATTTGATGGATAAGTATGTTGCCGAAATGGAATATGCTGAACCTATTACTGATTCATTGAATGTTAAATTTGGGATGAATTACAGCAATGAATCCAAATCAGACGACAGGAATACCTATGATTTTAATTCGGGATCTCAATCCTATTCTGATTTGAATCCAGAGTTGACTAATCATTTGTCTTCCGGTGAAAAAACGTTTCGCCCACAAGCGGGATTCGGTTTGAATAAGAAAAAATTTAATATTAATGTTAATGCCGGACCTTCGTTTGTACAATTTGATGCGAATTCGCTTTATCTTGGGCAAACTACTAATTTGACTAGAGATTATGTTTTGCCTTATGCTAATGCCCGACTTGGGTATCGATTAACGAAGTCCAAATCGATTTACATGAATTATAGTTATGATTTTGATTTTCCTACAGCAAGTCAAATTTTACCGGTTGAGGATTTATCCAATCCTTTGAGTACCGTTATGGGGAATGTAAATTTAAAGCCGAGTAGAAATCAATGGGGGTATTTTAGTTTCAATAATTATGATTATGCTACACGCTCCGGTTATTCAATTTATTTTGGTGGAAATTTGTATGGTGATCAAGTGGCCTCTTCAGTTTCATACGATACTGAAAATTTAACAAACTTCACTACTTTCGAAAATGTTTCCGGAACCTATTCTACTTGGTTTGGAAGCAATTGGAACAAGTCAATCAAAAAAGACGCTCATAATTTTAAATTTGGTTTGGGTTTCAGTTCTAATTATGGATTGTCAAAAGGTTTTATTGATGGAGAAATGTTTGAAGCCAAAACATTAAGGTTGAATCCTAGGGCCAATTTTACTTATGAATATGGGGAGTTGTTGACTGTTAACCCAACTTATAATTTTACTTACAATGACTCAAAATATACGAATTACAGAACAAGTGGTGCCTCAAGTGTAGTGCATCGTTTTAATGTTCAAACGACCAATTTTTGGCCTAAAAACTGGGTTTTTGGAAATGATTTTGGATATACCTATAATTCTAATATTGCAGATGGTTTTAAGAAAGATTTTTATTTGTGGAATACCAGTTTAGCTTATAGTTTTTTTGCTAATAAAATGACGGCGAAAGTAAAAGTCTACGATATGTTGAACCAAAATCAAAGTGCCACAAGAACAATTTCTCCAACAAACATTCGCGATGAAGAAAATGTTGTTTTAAAAAGATATGCGATGTTTTCATTGACTTATAAACTGAATAAGTTTGGAGGTAAGGAAAAGCCTTCTGGAGGTAATAGAATGATTTTTCACTAG